In the Euphorbia lathyris chromosome 5, ddEupLath1.1, whole genome shotgun sequence genome, one interval contains:
- the LOC136228548 gene encoding G-type lectin S-receptor-like serine/threonine-protein kinase LECRK3, whose translation MASILLLFFIFVSTLSTASAQQRHTNISSTIIGIGSSLKPNSINSSWFSPSGFYTLGFFPQGDGFRIGISVAGTVVWTANRDQPPVSGNVTLLFSAESGFILQSGAQGQNIQDVFPDAGVAAASAFLFDSGNFMINNSNGQTIWESFQHPTDTLLPTQQLQAGNQLVSSISESDKSPGIFRLSMQTDGNLVQYPVGVPGVAQYAYYSSNTYGQGDNVTLNLDRDGHVYLLNATGFNIKDIFKSRGTDPIRSMLRIDSDGIFRLYLYNLTHTGNWSVLESSTENKCLPMGICGVNSYCVLNDMEPSCKCLPGFSYVSPQNQSSGCKKDFPTLKSCKGDRGNIVIQQVPNTEWEVNTYSNLQIPLKENCEQACMQDCNCDVAFFGGGRCRLQRLPLRFGRRNMDDGSNLALVKVGRSMSGDEGIQPKRDRKGREISQGILIASGSIVGFGFLVLTLLGMLMHRYHKRAYKRIPYMGLREEVGPQSFRYEELETVTDGFKEKIGRGAFGAVYKGVIPNTQKVVAVKKLEKVLEEGEREFQTEMKVIGKTHHKNLVQLLGYCNEGPNRLLVYEFMSSGSLADVLFSPEKRPCFVERMEIARNIAKGILYLHEECETQIIHCDIKPQNILLDEFRCPKISDFGLAKLLKQEQTKTFTGIRGTRGYLAPEWHRNLPVTVKADIYSFGVMLLEITCCRKNVDYSVGDDESILVECIYDCFVGDGINKLITDIDEVDKKHVDRMIKVGIWCTLDEPSLRPSMKKVVLMLEGTIDIPMPPPPTSFLTSI comes from the coding sequence ATGGCTTCCATcttattattattctttatcTTTGTTTCCACACTTTCCACAGCATCAGCTCAGCAAAGACACACAAATATAAGCAGCACCATAATAGGAATAGGATCTTCATTGAAACCCAACTCCATCAACTCCTCTTGGTTTTCACCTTCTGGATTTTACACCTTGGGGTTTTTTCCTCAGGGAGATGGGTTCCGTATTGGGATATCTGTTGCTGGGACGGTCGTCTGGACTGCCAACAGAGATCAACCACCTGTATCAGGCAACGTGACATTGCTCTTTTCTGCTGAATCTGGCTTTATCTTGCAATCAGGAGCACAAGGCCAAAACATTCAAGATGTTTTTCCTGATGCTGGTGTGGCTGCAGCTTCAGCATTTTTGTTCGACTCTGGCAACTTTATGATTAATAATTCTAATGGTCAAACAATATGGGAGAGTTTCCAGCATCCGACTGATACCCTTTTGCCAACTCAACAACTTCAAGCAGGGAATCAGCTTGTCTCCAGCATTTCAGAATCTGACAAATCGCCTGGAATTTTCCGCCTGAGCATGCAAACAGATGGTAATCTTGTGCAGTATCCTGTGGGAGTCCCCGGGGTAGCACAGTATGCATATTACTCATCTAATACGTATGGACAAGGCGATAATGTGACACTAAATCTCGATCGTGATGGACATGTTTACCTTCTCAATGCTACTGGTTTCAATATAAAGGACATATTCAAAAGCAGAGGAACTGATCCCATTCGTTCCATGTTAAGAATCGATTCTGATGGTATATTCAGATTGTATTTATACAATCTAACACACACTGGGAACTGGTCAGTTTTGGAATCATCCACAGAAAATAAGTGCCTGCCCATGGGAATATGTGGTGTAAATAGCTATTGTGTGTTAAATGATATGGAACCTAGTTGCAAATGTCTTCCTGgattttcttatgtttctccACAGAATCAGTCTTCTGGCTGTAAAAAGGATTTCCCAACTCTCAAAAGCTGCAAAGGTGACAGAGGAAACATCGTAATCCAACAAGTTCCCAATACCGAATGGGAAGTTAATACATATTCGAATCTGCAAATTCCCCTGAAAGAAAATTGTGAGCAAGCCTGCATGCAGGATTGTAACTGTGATGTTGCATTTTTCGGGGGAGGACGTTGCCGACTGCAGAGGTTGCCtttgagatttggaagaagaaaTATGGATGATGGTTCCAATCTGGCTTTGGTCAAGGTCGGGAGATCCATGTCCGGTGATGAAGGAATTCAGCCTAAAAGGGACAGAAAAGGGAGAGAGATCAGCCAAGGAATCCTAATTGCCAGTGGTTCAATTGTTGGTTTTGGGTTTCTTGTGTTGACACTTTTGGGTATGTTAATGCATAGGTATCATAAGAGGGCATATAAAAGAATCCCATACATGGGATTAAGGGAGGAAGTAGGTCCTCAATCTTTCAGGTATGAAGAACTAGAGACAGTGACTGATGGATTCAAGGAGAAAATTGGCAGAGGTGCATTTGGGGCTGTTTATAAAGGGGTAATACCAAACACTCAGAAGGTTGTAGCAGTGAAGAAGTTGGAAAAAGTTTTAGAGGAAGGAGAAAGAGAGTTCCAGACAGAGATGAAAGTAATTGGTAAAACCCATCATAAGAACCTGGTACAGCTACTCGGTTATTGTAATGAAGGTCCGAATAGACTGTTGGTGTATGAGTTTATGAGCAGTGGTTCTCTTGCTGACGTACTGTTTTCACCTGAAAAAAGGCCTTGCTTCGTAGAGAGAATGGAAATCGCAAGAAACATAGCAAAAGGCATCCTCTATCTCCACGAGGAGTGCGAGACTCAAATCATCCATTGCGATATTAAACCACAGAACATACTACTTGATGAGTTTCGATGTCCAAAAATATCTGATTTCGGATTGGCGAAGTTGTTAAAGCAAGAGCAAACAAAAACATTCACAGGAATAAGAGGAACAAGGGGATATCTAGCACCAGAGTGGCATAGAAATTTGCCAGTGACAGTTAAAGCTGATATATATAGTTTCGGTGTCATGTTGTTGGAGATCACATGCTGCAGAAAGAATGTAGATTATAGTGTTGGTGATGATGAAAGTATTCTGGTAGAATGCATTTACGATTGTTTCGTGGGTGATGGGATAAATAAACTAATCACAGATATCGATGAGGTGGACAAGAAACATGTTGATAGAATGATTAAAGTTGGAATTTGGTGCACCCTTGATGAGCCGTCTCTTCGTCCTTCAATGAAAAAAGTTGTATTAATGTTAGAAGGGACAATAGATATCCCAATGCCTCCACCTCCTACTTCATTTCTTACTTCCATTTAA